In Rhodothermales bacterium, the following proteins share a genomic window:
- a CDS encoding hybrid sensor histidine kinase/response regulator, producing the protein MPDPDSRITILVADDNSLNRELLKEYLDALGYQPRLVGDGRAALDALAGELPEAILLDIDMPELDGFEVLAAVSADERLRDIPVIMISGRDDIPSIVRCLEMGAADFLPKPFNPRILQARLSASLDKKRLRDRERDLIRMQEALTHMIVHDLGNPLSVIQMNAEMMAMLGTGDNEQLTHITRAAASMGTMIESMLDLTKLESGTMPVRPERVDLARLLSRFDAEYQPFADDRGLRLEFDGQAPHVYADPLLLQRMLANLVGNALKYARPATFIRVSTERHDTVTRIAVSDDGPGIPEAHRERVFDRFYQVEAKEAGVRAGIGLGLSFCRLAAEAQNGTIHVDTTEGGGTTFILELPAAQGDR; encoded by the coding sequence GTGCCCGATCCCGACTCCCGGATCACCATCCTGGTGGCCGACGACAACTCCCTCAACCGGGAGCTCCTGAAAGAGTATCTCGATGCACTCGGCTACCAGCCCCGACTGGTCGGCGACGGGCGGGCCGCGCTCGACGCATTGGCGGGCGAATTGCCTGAAGCCATCCTGCTCGACATCGACATGCCCGAACTGGACGGGTTCGAAGTGCTGGCGGCCGTATCTGCGGATGAGCGCCTGCGTGACATCCCGGTCATCATGATCTCGGGCCGGGATGACATCCCCAGCATTGTGCGTTGCCTGGAAATGGGCGCGGCGGATTTCCTGCCCAAGCCGTTCAATCCCCGGATCCTGCAAGCCCGGCTTTCGGCAAGTCTGGACAAGAAGCGTCTGCGGGACCGGGAGCGGGACCTCATCCGCATGCAGGAGGCCCTCACCCACATGATTGTGCACGATCTCGGGAATCCGCTGTCGGTCATCCAGATGAACGCCGAAATGATGGCCATGCTGGGAACGGGGGACAACGAACAGTTGACGCACATCACGCGGGCAGCGGCCTCCATGGGGACCATGATCGAGTCCATGCTGGACCTGACGAAGCTGGAATCGGGCACCATGCCCGTCCGGCCTGAGCGCGTTGATCTGGCCCGGCTTCTGTCCCGTTTCGACGCGGAATACCAGCCGTTCGCCGACGATCGCGGGCTGCGCCTGGAGTTCGATGGACAGGCTCCTCACGTGTATGCGGATCCCCTGCTCCTGCAGCGCATGCTCGCCAACCTGGTCGGCAACGCCTTGAAATACGCGCGCCCGGCGACCTTCATCCGCGTATCGACCGAACGGCATGACACCGTGACCCGCATTGCGGTGTCCGACGATGGACCCGGCATTCCAGAAGCCCACCGGGAGCGTGTGTTCGACCGGTTCTACCAGGTGGAAGCCAAGGAAGCCGGCGTCCGCGCCGGCATAGGCCTCGGGCTGTCCTTCTGCCGCTTGGCCGCCGAGGCCCAGAACGGCACCATCCACGTGGACACCACCGAAGGCGGCGGCACCACATTCATCCTGGAACTCCCGGCGGCGCAGGGAGATCGTTGA
- a CDS encoding sigma-54 dependent transcriptional regulator has product MPRLLIVDDEPGIRRTLMALLEKQDYDVEGAADGKEALAAIEAGSFDLVLSDMMMPNMNGMDLLKASKAKWPELPFVMLTANATIELAVEAIKEGAYDFVPKPPNLQRFLVTIRNALAAEKLQREHGRMKARLEKIDTDIPPLLGESAPMKRIKKLLEKAAPSEARVLVTGEAGSGKELIAQWVHHLSDRSGGPFVAVNCAAIPSDLIESELFGHEKGAFTGAHKQHIGSFEQADGGTLFLDEVGDMATSAQAKVLRVLQESRVRRVGGDKDIAINVRVVAATNKDLERAIQDGTFRDDLFHRLAVIRIESPPLRERAEDIDALAAFFCEKLGRRNGRPEKRFSDSALRLLRTYPWRGNVRELHNAVERLIVLSDADEITADDVELFANPGSAPQDSVAYLVGQYPKIADFRDAAEAVFLRRKLAEFEGNISRMSEEIDLQRSNIYAKLKKFDIPY; this is encoded by the coding sequence ATGCCGCGCCTCCTCATAGTCGACGACGAACCCGGAATCCGCCGCACGCTCATGGCACTGCTCGAGAAGCAGGACTACGATGTCGAGGGGGCGGCCGACGGGAAGGAAGCCCTCGCGGCCATTGAAGCCGGTTCGTTCGACCTCGTGTTGTCGGACATGATGATGCCCAACATGAACGGCATGGACCTGCTGAAGGCGTCGAAGGCGAAGTGGCCCGAGCTGCCGTTCGTCATGCTGACCGCGAACGCGACCATCGAACTGGCGGTGGAAGCCATCAAGGAAGGGGCGTACGACTTCGTGCCGAAACCCCCGAACCTGCAGCGCTTCCTGGTGACCATCCGGAATGCGCTGGCCGCCGAGAAGCTCCAGCGCGAGCATGGACGCATGAAGGCGCGTCTGGAGAAGATCGATACGGACATTCCGCCGCTGCTCGGCGAGAGTGCCCCCATGAAACGCATCAAGAAGCTGCTGGAAAAGGCGGCGCCGTCCGAGGCGAGGGTGCTGGTGACCGGCGAGGCCGGGAGCGGCAAGGAGCTCATCGCGCAGTGGGTTCATCACCTTTCAGACCGGAGCGGCGGGCCGTTCGTGGCCGTGAATTGCGCGGCCATTCCGTCGGATCTCATTGAAAGCGAGTTGTTCGGGCACGAAAAAGGCGCGTTCACCGGAGCGCACAAGCAGCATATAGGAAGTTTCGAGCAGGCCGACGGGGGCACGCTGTTCCTGGACGAGGTCGGTGACATGGCGACGTCGGCGCAGGCCAAGGTGCTGCGCGTGCTCCAGGAGAGCCGCGTCCGCCGTGTGGGAGGCGACAAGGACATTGCCATCAACGTCCGTGTGGTGGCCGCCACGAACAAGGATCTGGAGCGGGCCATCCAGGACGGCACGTTCCGGGACGACCTCTTCCACCGGCTGGCGGTCATCCGGATCGAGTCGCCGCCCCTCAGGGAGCGCGCGGAGGATATCGATGCGCTCGCCGCGTTCTTCTGCGAAAAACTGGGCCGCCGGAATGGTCGTCCCGAGAAGCGGTTCTCGGACAGTGCGCTCCGCCTGTTGCGGACCTACCCCTGGCGGGGGAATGTGCGGGAGCTGCACAACGCCGTCGAGCGGCTGATCGTGCTCAGCGATGCCGACGAAATCACGGCCGACGATGTGGAGCTGTTCGCCAATCCGGGATCGGCGCCCCAGGATTCCGTGGCGTACCTGGTGGGGCAGTATCCGAAGATCGCGGACTTCCGGGATGCCGCCGAGGCGGTGTTCCTGCGGCGCAAGCTCGCGGAATTCGAGGGCAACATCTCACGCATGTCCGAGGAAATCGACCTGCAGCGCTCGAACATCTACGCCAAACTGAAGAAATTCGACATCCCTTATTAG
- a CDS encoding ATP-binding protein codes for MRWVLPVLVLLVTAPLSAVGQDGGFPMVHRFTAAEYGYHPANQQVVVAPNGLVYAANEEGLLEYDGTTWRLIPLPGRRTPLQLAFSRTGDLLVGATADFGHLEPDSLFRPTFRSLLPADSEERGRFDRTLAVLPGPEGTWFVTANRIFDVRPDTLLLVTSPSPIQHAFVQRDTLFASIWGQGMSVLGRTGGLRPVGGNPGTVGGSGTAGENVLAQDALRLAVATSDSTHLLITAAGRFLHFQNHRLTPWDEFLAERLRPYRLLDGLRLQDGRLAFATAAQGLLIVDLRTSVIRQIDYTSGLPFGEIRSLHQDPTGRLWLATSDGLAFVELTNALTSLPENVRPAGAVRAVTRYRAQLFAGTERGLFVANEGAGMSGFRFDPVATINVPVFDLEATERGLIVAAGDAVYIHTGLFTEPETIPLPGTPQTIQAAPGDDVWYVGTTQGVSELSWVADSLLWRVSAHADDGTGLVTSLAVGPDSVVWAGRTPSGVARMDFTGDAPTVTLFDERAGLDAGLTQPVRMDDRVVFVSRGSIRMFHAAISRFDVDETTIRLGSGPVQGIRFVGTDDTGARWVFSDSFTGRIRMEPDGTPRMERFDDLERLSDARIKNLFCDVLDGCWIATDRGLFHFNPAGSRPTPDTRAPLIRQVATGQRILFGGMTAAADSLPSFVLPIEENGFRVSFAAPNFDQIADVRYQTRLVGADADWSEWSLNPAVSYTGLQEDVYTFQVRASGARGGTSGITSIQVEILPPWYRTLWAFALYGLFLSTTIILAGRALAGIHVRRLEASNRRLEERLGAQAGAVEQQRRELAGRNELLTQYNAEVQQHQRQLEIRFEELRKSKSRIEEQASQLAAKNQELEIQRREVERQRKLLTRANEALELSSERAERFAIAAEQATQSKSRFLANMSHEIRTPMNAILGFTELLSNRVSDPEQKRYVEHILTSGQSLLTLINDILDLSKVEAGKIDIDPGPTDMARLVGDMDVMFRQKATDKGIGLELDIGSTVPGTVLMDEHRVRQVLINLVGNAIKFTAKGQVTLRLHARRAGPEQCALRLDVEDTGIGIPDDQIGTIFGAFDQVSGQSSAEYGGTGLGLAISKRLVELMGGQIGVKSRVGKGSVFSVVFPAVPILADGQARGAASDPTSRSRFLPATLLVADDQSANRELIRGMLEGFDLTILEAADGNDVLELLASKRPDIILLDAKMPGMDGMETARRIRSAPACADIPIVAISAAVMSQEVDALRQMADAYLPKPITRADLIATLARFLAQEIVELADKAPPGKEHVDAAGTPALGAGSAAAGPAPLKDRFPELHRALSDLQPEWADVHDRLTINDVEAFAAKVEELAATHGHDGLGDWARSLGAAATDFDLDAMGRRLAEFPDFIDAKTT; via the coding sequence ATGCGGTGGGTCCTTCCCGTACTTGTCCTTCTCGTGACCGCGCCGCTGTCTGCAGTCGGCCAGGACGGCGGATTCCCCATGGTGCACCGGTTCACGGCGGCCGAGTACGGCTATCATCCGGCCAATCAGCAGGTGGTGGTAGCGCCCAACGGCCTGGTGTACGCCGCCAACGAGGAGGGCCTGCTGGAATATGACGGAACCACCTGGCGCCTGATTCCGCTGCCCGGTCGGCGGACCCCGCTCCAACTGGCGTTTTCGCGCACGGGCGACCTGCTCGTGGGCGCCACGGCCGATTTCGGGCATCTCGAGCCCGATTCCCTGTTCCGACCCACGTTCCGGTCCCTGCTCCCGGCCGACAGCGAGGAACGCGGCCGGTTCGACCGGACACTGGCCGTACTGCCCGGCCCGGAGGGCACCTGGTTCGTCACGGCGAACCGGATTTTCGACGTCCGCCCTGACACCCTGCTCCTGGTCACGTCCCCGTCGCCCATCCAGCATGCGTTCGTCCAGCGCGATACCCTGTTCGCGTCCATCTGGGGCCAGGGGATGAGCGTATTGGGCCGTACGGGGGGGCTGCGCCCGGTGGGCGGCAATCCGGGCACGGTGGGCGGCTCCGGCACTGCGGGCGAGAATGTCCTGGCCCAGGACGCGCTTCGCCTGGCGGTCGCCACCAGCGACTCGACGCATCTGCTGATCACCGCGGCAGGACGGTTCCTGCATTTCCAGAACCACCGATTGACGCCCTGGGACGAATTCCTGGCCGAGCGGCTGCGCCCCTACCGCTTGCTGGACGGACTCCGCCTGCAGGACGGCCGCCTGGCCTTCGCCACGGCCGCCCAGGGGCTCTTGATCGTGGACCTGCGCACGTCCGTCATCCGCCAGATCGACTACACGTCGGGCTTGCCGTTCGGGGAAATCCGCTCCCTCCACCAGGATCCGACCGGGCGCCTGTGGCTGGCCACCTCGGACGGACTGGCGTTTGTCGAGCTCACGAACGCCCTCACCAGCCTGCCCGAGAACGTGCGCCCGGCCGGTGCCGTGCGCGCGGTGACCCGGTACCGGGCCCAGTTGTTTGCCGGAACCGAGCGGGGGTTGTTCGTGGCCAATGAAGGTGCGGGCATGTCGGGATTCCGGTTCGACCCCGTGGCCACCATCAATGTCCCCGTCTTTGACCTGGAAGCCACCGAACGGGGACTCATCGTGGCGGCCGGTGACGCCGTGTATATCCACACCGGCCTGTTCACGGAACCCGAAACCATCCCGTTGCCGGGTACTCCCCAGACCATCCAGGCCGCCCCCGGGGACGACGTCTGGTATGTCGGCACGACGCAGGGCGTATCGGAACTCAGCTGGGTGGCCGATTCCCTGCTTTGGCGCGTGTCGGCCCACGCCGACGACGGGACGGGGCTGGTCACCTCCCTGGCGGTCGGACCGGACAGCGTGGTCTGGGCCGGGCGCACCCCGTCGGGCGTCGCCCGCATGGATTTCACCGGGGACGCGCCGACCGTCACGCTGTTCGATGAGCGCGCCGGGCTGGATGCCGGACTCACCCAGCCCGTCCGTATGGACGACCGCGTCGTGTTCGTATCCCGTGGCAGCATCCGGATGTTCCATGCGGCGATTTCCCGGTTCGACGTGGACGAAACCACCATCCGCCTGGGCAGTGGGCCGGTGCAGGGCATCCGCTTCGTGGGCACCGACGACACGGGAGCGCGCTGGGTGTTTTCCGATTCCTTCACCGGGCGGATCCGGATGGAGCCCGACGGCACGCCCCGCATGGAGCGATTCGACGATCTTGAGCGGCTTTCCGACGCACGCATAAAGAACCTCTTCTGCGACGTTCTGGACGGCTGCTGGATTGCCACCGACCGAGGCCTGTTCCACTTCAATCCGGCCGGGTCCCGGCCGACACCGGACACGAGGGCCCCGCTCATCCGGCAGGTCGCCACGGGACAACGCATCCTGTTCGGGGGCATGACGGCCGCTGCGGACTCGCTTCCCTCGTTCGTGCTCCCCATCGAGGAGAACGGGTTCCGCGTCTCGTTCGCTGCGCCCAACTTCGACCAGATTGCCGATGTCCGCTACCAGACCCGCCTGGTCGGAGCCGATGCCGACTGGTCCGAGTGGTCGTTGAACCCGGCCGTCTCCTATACGGGACTCCAGGAGGATGTCTACACCTTCCAGGTGCGGGCCAGCGGCGCCCGCGGCGGGACGAGCGGAATCACCTCCATCCAGGTGGAAATCCTGCCTCCGTGGTACCGGACCCTGTGGGCGTTCGCCCTCTACGGCCTCTTCCTGAGTACGACCATCATCCTGGCGGGTCGGGCCCTGGCCGGTATCCATGTACGCCGGCTGGAAGCCTCCAACCGGCGCCTGGAAGAGCGGTTGGGCGCCCAGGCTGGAGCCGTTGAGCAACAACGGCGCGAACTGGCCGGCCGCAATGAACTCCTCACGCAGTACAACGCGGAGGTCCAGCAGCATCAGCGCCAGCTCGAAATCCGGTTCGAGGAACTGCGCAAGTCCAAGTCCCGCATAGAGGAACAGGCATCCCAGCTGGCGGCCAAGAACCAGGAACTGGAAATCCAGCGGCGCGAGGTGGAGCGCCAGCGGAAACTGCTGACCCGCGCCAACGAGGCCCTGGAGCTCAGCTCCGAGCGGGCCGAGCGCTTTGCCATCGCCGCCGAGCAGGCCACCCAGTCGAAAAGCCGCTTCCTGGCCAACATGAGCCACGAAATCCGGACGCCCATGAACGCCATCCTGGGATTCACGGAATTGCTGTCCAACCGCGTTTCCGATCCCGAACAGAAACGCTACGTGGAGCACATCCTGACGTCGGGCCAATCCCTGTTGACCCTCATCAACGACATCCTGGACCTGTCCAAGGTGGAAGCCGGGAAGATCGACATCGATCCGGGCCCCACCGACATGGCGCGCCTGGTCGGTGACATGGACGTGATGTTCCGCCAGAAGGCCACGGACAAGGGCATCGGACTCGAGCTGGACATCGGCAGCACGGTCCCCGGGACGGTCCTCATGGACGAGCACCGGGTACGCCAGGTCCTCATCAACCTGGTCGGCAACGCCATCAAGTTCACTGCCAAGGGCCAGGTCACCCTCCGGTTGCACGCCAGGCGGGCCGGTCCGGAGCAGTGCGCGCTCCGGCTGGACGTGGAGGATACCGGAATCGGGATCCCGGACGACCAGATCGGTACCATCTTCGGTGCCTTCGACCAGGTGTCCGGACAGTCCTCGGCGGAATACGGCGGTACGGGCCTCGGGCTGGCCATTTCAAAGCGACTGGTCGAGTTGATGGGGGGTCAGATCGGCGTGAAGAGCCGTGTGGGCAAGGGATCCGTCTTCTCGGTGGTGTTTCCGGCGGTGCCGATCCTGGCCGATGGGCAGGCCCGCGGGGCCGCCTCCGACCCCACGTCCCGGTCCCGCTTCCTTCCGGCCACCCTGCTCGTGGCCGATGACCAGTCCGCCAATCGGGAGCTCATCCGGGGCATGCTCGAAGGGTTCGATCTGACCATCCTGGAGGCCGCCGACGGGAACGATGTGCTGGAACTGTTGGCGTCGAAACGACCCGATATCATCCTGTTGGATGCAAAGATGCCCGGCATGGACGGCATGGAGACCGCGCGGCGCATCCGAAGCGCCCCGGCGTGCGCCGACATCCCGATCGTGGCCATTTCGGCGGCGGTCATGAGCCAGGAGGTTGATGCCCTGCGCCAGATGGCCGATGCGTATCTCCCGAAACCCATTACCCGTGCCGATCTCATTGCGACCCTGGCCCGCTTCCTGGCACAGGAAATCGTGGAGCTGGCTGACAAGGCTCCTCCCGGGAAGGAGCACGTTGACGCGGCAGGAACGCCCGCGCTCGGCGCAGGCTCGGCGGCCGCGGGACCGGCGCCCCTGAAGGACCGTTTCCCGGAACTCCACCGCGCCCTTTCGGACCTCCAGCCGGAGTGGGCCGACGTCCACGACCGACTGACCATCAACGACGTGGAAGCCTTTGCCGCGAAGGTGGAGGAACTGGCCGCCACGCACGGTCACGACGGGCTGGGCGATTGGGCCCGCAGCCTGGGCGCTGCCGCCACGGACTTCGACCTGGATGCCATGGGCCGACGGCTCGCCGAGTTCCCGGATTTCATTGACGCGAAGACGACATGA
- a CDS encoding LysM peptidoglycan-binding domain-containing protein, translating to MAAWVVLVACLVVGPQSSLARQVPPSGGDLRVESRLEIETAAGRVASVLLRLVNEGPRDRTVRLSPELPDGWSLLIPLSSVRVEAGGAATQLVSIQIPGNALSGDWTVAFTPVAEDPADAQAGAPSHSLTVRVAAEAAISVAFIDAPERIRAGGVWEGTFAVENTGNTAILVSASATSTLSYGVSVSAPSFPLAPGERKRLDVEVRSRDDLVNEVTHVTSVQVQVAGTERVARASASTTIVPVRRSRPVEREGMLPLYLTTRGAWDGGSTHGQIELALPEAPVGRAVVSALVRVPDVRSSSTVGERDVFSASIQGPRLGVRLGDAAYTTTDLLDNSSIGTGAEVTWSTLRWDTGVFAARGRHVFPVADRAGGFLHFRPMSRVTLEANVLSRRQFEEGDALSLALDWRPVDGTTIRAEAASGSYDAGRDQAAQVSALGSVGRSTFSLRAEKAGANFLGGIQNTERVQGGFSFTSAGWFRAQFQGQMQRRFFDVGSPDPAVLSTSSVRGGVGGTWSTDGRQFRAMVYGQQQARQFTASGLDRTERRGELQLGYNQRRAGATATIQAGRAEDLALEMDPFWTAYGSAFRGWGPWTLSVTTSVSSGPTFYSPITRSRTSLGSSLSYDRGAATRFSTSLHVSRERSGIEQQFLMADAWVERDLWAGHQLEVRGRYTRTQFGQVVQNGVVQVAYRVPLNVPAPWSHTASRRELNVYVFDAESGEPLEGVALTVAESTVRTDADGRTVLALPAGEASWILLDRQTIGLERTPVMEFPLRVDAAMFETGVLDVAVVRSARLTVPVLLPADARAGQDAALGGRLSQEDLSGMVVEAASSERRVRRVTDRTGVAVFSELVPGPWSVRVVASTLPDGYVTRPDTLAITLEPGGRSESALQLQPRRRAIRFVETGTPISLVRPGADGEAEEDAGADVGRTHVVVAGESLSTLAERYYGDRLQWQRIWEANRQVVPAPDFLRVGQVLRIPELP from the coding sequence TTGGCTGCATGGGTCGTGCTCGTCGCGTGCCTCGTGGTCGGTCCGCAGTCGTCGCTGGCCCGTCAGGTGCCCCCGTCCGGAGGAGACCTCCGCGTGGAAAGCCGGTTGGAGATCGAAACCGCGGCCGGACGCGTCGCCAGTGTCCTGCTCCGTTTGGTGAACGAGGGCCCCCGGGACAGGACCGTCCGCCTTTCGCCGGAGCTGCCCGACGGGTGGAGCCTGCTCATCCCACTCTCAAGCGTCCGCGTGGAAGCCGGGGGGGCAGCCACCCAACTCGTGTCCATACAGATACCGGGCAACGCCCTGAGCGGGGACTGGACCGTGGCGTTCACCCCTGTGGCAGAAGATCCGGCCGATGCGCAGGCAGGTGCGCCGAGCCACTCCCTGACCGTGCGCGTGGCCGCCGAAGCCGCGATCTCGGTGGCGTTCATCGATGCGCCCGAGCGGATCCGCGCCGGTGGCGTGTGGGAGGGCACATTTGCCGTGGAGAATACCGGAAACACGGCCATCCTCGTGTCGGCCTCGGCCACCAGTACCCTCTCCTACGGCGTGTCGGTTTCCGCGCCCTCCTTTCCCCTGGCCCCGGGTGAGCGCAAGCGGCTCGACGTCGAGGTGCGCTCGCGGGACGACCTGGTCAACGAAGTCACCCATGTCACGTCGGTACAGGTGCAGGTGGCCGGCACGGAACGGGTGGCCCGCGCCAGTGCCTCGACCACCATTGTGCCCGTGCGGCGGAGCCGTCCCGTGGAACGGGAAGGCATGCTTCCCCTCTATCTGACCACGCGCGGGGCGTGGGACGGCGGGTCGACCCACGGTCAGATCGAGCTCGCGTTGCCGGAAGCGCCGGTAGGACGCGCCGTCGTGAGTGCCCTCGTCCGGGTCCCGGACGTGCGTTCCTCGTCCACGGTGGGCGAACGGGACGTTTTTTCGGCCTCCATCCAAGGGCCCCGGCTGGGCGTGCGCTTGGGCGATGCCGCGTATACCACCACCGACCTGCTGGACAACTCGTCCATCGGGACGGGCGCCGAGGTAACCTGGTCCACCCTCCGGTGGGACACGGGCGTGTTCGCGGCGCGCGGACGCCATGTATTTCCGGTGGCCGACCGCGCCGGGGGATTCCTTCATTTCCGGCCCATGTCGCGCGTGACCCTGGAGGCCAATGTGTTGTCCCGACGGCAGTTCGAGGAGGGCGATGCGCTCTCCCTGGCCCTGGACTGGCGACCCGTCGACGGGACGACCATCCGGGCGGAGGCCGCCAGCGGTTCGTACGATGCCGGTCGGGACCAGGCGGCACAGGTGTCGGCCCTGGGGTCGGTGGGGCGTTCCACCTTCAGCCTGCGGGCCGAGAAGGCCGGGGCCAATTTCCTGGGAGGCATCCAGAACACCGAGCGGGTGCAAGGGGGCTTCTCCTTCACGTCGGCGGGATGGTTCCGGGCGCAGTTCCAGGGCCAGATGCAACGCCGGTTCTTTGATGTGGGCTCGCCCGATCCGGCCGTGCTCTCCACGTCTTCGGTGCGCGGGGGTGTGGGCGGCACCTGGAGTACCGACGGCCGTCAGTTCCGGGCCATGGTGTACGGCCAGCAGCAGGCCCGGCAATTCACTGCGTCGGGTCTGGACCGGACGGAGCGGCGGGGCGAACTCCAGTTGGGTTACAACCAGCGTCGGGCGGGGGCCACCGCCACGATCCAGGCGGGACGGGCCGAGGACCTGGCCCTCGAAATGGATCCCTTCTGGACCGCGTACGGGTCGGCGTTCCGCGGATGGGGGCCGTGGACGCTCAGTGTAACGACGTCCGTTTCGTCCGGCCCCACCTTCTACAGCCCCATTACCCGCAGCCGTACGAGCTTGGGCTCGAGCCTGTCCTACGATCGCGGCGCCGCGACCCGGTTTTCCACGTCCCTGCACGTGAGCCGGGAGCGATCGGGTATTGAACAGCAGTTCCTGATGGCCGATGCGTGGGTGGAGCGGGATCTGTGGGCAGGGCACCAACTGGAAGTGCGAGGCCGCTACACGCGGACGCAATTCGGTCAAGTCGTGCAGAACGGCGTCGTCCAGGTGGCCTACCGCGTCCCGCTCAATGTCCCGGCGCCATGGTCCCATACCGCGTCCCGTCGGGAGTTGAATGTCTATGTGTTCGATGCGGAGTCGGGCGAACCGCTGGAGGGCGTGGCGCTGACCGTCGCGGAATCCACCGTGCGCACCGATGCGGACGGGCGGACCGTCCTGGCATTGCCCGCTGGCGAGGCCAGTTGGATCCTGCTCGACCGACAGACCATCGGACTGGAGCGGACCCCCGTCATGGAGTTTCCGCTCCGCGTGGACGCCGCCATGTTCGAGACCGGTGTGCTGGACGTGGCCGTCGTGCGATCCGCGCGGCTGACCGTCCCCGTCCTGTTGCCGGCCGATGCCCGTGCCGGGCAGGATGCGGCGCTCGGCGGACGCCTGTCGCAGGAGGATCTGTCGGGCATGGTGGTGGAGGCGGCGTCCTCCGAGCGCCGCGTGAGGCGCGTCACGGACCGGACCGGGGTGGCGGTGTTTTCGGAACTGGTGCCCGGACCCTGGTCGGTGCGCGTCGTGGCGTCCACACTCCCGGACGGGTACGTGACGCGCCCCGATACCCTGGCCATCACCCTGGAGCCGGGTGGGCGGTCGGAATCCGCGCTTCAGCTGCAGCCTCGCCGCCGAGCCATCCGCTTCGTGGAGACCGGTACGCCGATTTCCCTGGTGCGGCCGGGTGCGGACGGAGAGGCTGAGGAGGATGCAGGAGCAGATGTCGGGCGGACCCATGTGGTCGTGGCAGGTGAGAGCCTGTCGACACTCGCCGAGCGGTATTACGGCGACCGGCTTCAGTGGC
- a CDS encoding hybrid sensor histidine kinase/response regulator, with protein sequence MTKPTANPNPGHILIVDDTQKNIQVLGSILRQEGYAINVATNGRQALESLARIHPDLILLDVMMPEMDGFETCRHLKEDPSTADIPVIFLTAKVETADLVRGFELGAVDYVTKPFNATELLRRVETHLMVARLRRELQGRVDSLQQALEEIERMQREQDAFLRHEVNNAVGPISGYAYLLEEQAGAALSDQQKDWLSRIRTGTTSIQSLLEDMRRLQTFERQDVALDRRPVDLGEVLGDVVRDLVSARRREQSRPVEVQVDMPDDAVRVQADPSFLPGVFTNLVKNAMEHVDGEGTGDGEGSARVRVQLSVEDGYAVVRVRNGGAPVSAECLPTFFDKFNSTKSDRGGTGLGTSYAALVTRAHGGRIEVASNATDGTTVTVRLPL encoded by the coding sequence ATGACCAAGCCGACAGCGAATCCGAATCCCGGCCACATCCTGATTGTGGACGATACGCAGAAGAACATCCAGGTGTTGGGCTCCATATTGCGCCAGGAGGGCTATGCCATCAACGTGGCCACGAACGGGCGTCAGGCCCTTGAGTCCCTGGCGCGCATCCATCCGGACCTGATCCTGTTGGACGTGATGATGCCGGAAATGGATGGATTCGAAACGTGCCGGCATCTGAAGGAAGATCCGTCCACGGCGGATATTCCGGTCATTTTCCTGACGGCCAAGGTGGAAACGGCCGACCTCGTGCGCGGGTTTGAACTGGGTGCCGTCGACTATGTGACGAAGCCCTTCAACGCCACCGAATTGCTGCGACGGGTGGAAACGCATTTGATGGTGGCCCGGCTCCGCCGCGAGCTCCAGGGGCGGGTGGACAGCCTGCAACAGGCACTCGAGGAAATCGAGCGCATGCAACGCGAGCAGGATGCGTTCCTGCGGCACGAAGTGAACAATGCCGTGGGGCCGATATCCGGATACGCCTACCTGCTGGAAGAGCAGGCCGGTGCCGCCCTGTCCGATCAGCAGAAGGACTGGCTCTCGAGGATCCGCACCGGAACGACCTCCATCCAGTCGCTGCTGGAAGACATGCGGCGCCTGCAGACGTTCGAGCGGCAGGACGTCGCGCTCGATCGACGCCCGGTGGACCTCGGGGAGGTGCTCGGTGATGTGGTCCGGGACCTGGTGTCGGCCCGGCGCCGGGAGCAGTCACGCCCCGTCGAGGTGCAGGTGGACATGCCCGATGACGCCGTGCGCGTGCAGGCCGATCCGTCGTTCCTGCCCGGCGTGTTCACCAATCTGGTGAAGAATGCCATGGAGCATGTGGACGGGGAGGGGACGGGCGACGGCGAAGGGTCGGCCCGGGTCCGCGTCCAACTCTCGGTGGAAGACGGCTATGCCGTCGTGCGCGTCCGGAACGGGGGAGCGCCCGTGTCGGCGGAGTGCCTGCCCACGTTTTTCGACAAATTCAACTCCACCAAGAGCGACCGCGGGGGCACGGGCCTCGGTACGTCCTATGCCGCCCTGGTGACGCGCGCACATGGGGGACGGATCGAGGTCGCTTCAAACGCGACAGACGGCACGACCGTCACGGTCCGGTTGCCGCTCTGA